A single Methanobacterium sp. DNA region contains:
- a CDS encoding methanogenesis marker 7 protein, with the protein MYETLTYIGGVHKHEEMNELIEDLGGFVLQETTSQMDLVLTLAVPVEDVEKVDEKSRELLGKIKRAPMAGTEIAIVSPTLARQHLPHSACDISEYLRRYGAKDNMIGLSRGAGKGISRISEDEKRLIGEHDLAVFALGSFRECLMDKTHLFADIDIPVVVTGAPEMDVADLPGAMAYIGGLGRIPRRLKRGEDIRALRNLAEVVEDILDARRKEMLDDPPIVPSILVKTEIENQIPAVEKIYSPAPIVSQLDGVRVKLNYEEYKDEIAEVKVDDYRLGDVSEIKKSMMYDYILVKLLPETSII; encoded by the coding sequence ATGTACGAAACCTTAACTTATATTGGTGGAGTTCACAAGCATGAGGAAATGAATGAGCTTATTGAGGATTTAGGAGGCTTCGTGCTTCAGGAAACCACCAGTCAGATGGATTTGGTCTTAACTTTGGCTGTTCCTGTGGAAGATGTGGAAAAAGTGGATGAAAAATCCCGGGAACTTTTAGGGAAAATTAAAAGAGCACCAATGGCTGGGACAGAAATTGCCATTGTATCTCCAACACTTGCTCGCCAACATTTACCTCACTCTGCTTGTGACATTTCCGAGTATCTCAGGCGTTATGGTGCTAAAGATAATATGATTGGTCTATCCCGTGGAGCAGGGAAGGGCATCTCTCGCATTTCTGAGGATGAAAAAAGACTAATTGGGGAACATGACTTAGCAGTTTTTGCATTAGGAAGTTTTAGAGAGTGTCTCATGGACAAAACTCACCTTTTTGCAGATATTGACATACCAGTTGTGGTTACTGGGGCTCCAGAGATGGATGTGGCTGATTTGCCAGGAGCTATGGCTTATATTGGTGGATTAGGAAGGATACCTCGGCGATTAAAAAGAGGTGAAGATATTAGGGCCCTTAGAAACTTGGCAGAGGTTGTCGAAGATATTCTTGATGCTCGTAGAAAAGAAATGTTAGATGATCCGCCCATTGTGCCTTCTATACTGGTAAAAACAGAAATAGAAAATCAGATTCCTGCTGTTGAAAAAATATACTCTCCAGCACCTATAGTAAGCCAGTTAGATGGGGTGCGAGTTAAACTAAACTATGAAGAGTACAAGGATGAGATTGCAGAGGTGAAAGTGGATGATTATCGTCTGGGTGATGTCTCAGAGATTAAAAAATCCATGATGTATGATTATATACTGGTTAAACTCTTACCGGAGACTTCAATAATCTAG
- a CDS encoding metallophosphoesterase, giving the protein MPRIIQYIMFISMFFVGFLVLNYCVFYGMYFLLGLPMTNGFYLIMLLAALSYPVSTIIERIVSNNITRIFYTAASAWMGVSFYLLFFLIIYLALSFFIQIPRTTFGLIIILLTVLISGYSIYNSYLLKIKKIEIPIKGLHEDLRVVHLSDIHIGSIRNSGYMKRIVNETNKLNPDVVFITGDVVDGSAKLHKHTFRDINHLISPVFFVTGNHELYEGIGEVFRVLGGTKLRILRNELVVFNQIQVIGVEYSFEHDHLKNTLKRLKINYDTPSILLYHIPKGLKEANEVGIDLQLSGHTHNGQIMPFNFLVKLMFPYINGLYEYKGTKLYVSPGTGTWGPPMRLGSNCEITLIKLKSDN; this is encoded by the coding sequence ATGCCAAGAATTATACAGTATATAATGTTTATTTCCATGTTTTTTGTAGGATTTTTAGTCCTCAACTACTGTGTATTTTATGGAATGTACTTTTTACTGGGTTTGCCGATGACCAATGGTTTTTACCTAATAATGTTACTTGCAGCATTATCTTATCCAGTTTCCACAATAATTGAAAGGATAGTTTCAAACAACATTACTCGTATTTTTTATACTGCAGCATCAGCTTGGATGGGAGTATCATTTTATTTGCTATTTTTCCTGATAATATATTTAGCACTATCTTTTTTCATACAAATACCTCGAACAACGTTTGGATTAATAATAATACTTCTAACGGTATTAATCAGTGGATATTCCATTTATAATAGCTATTTATTAAAAATTAAAAAAATTGAAATACCAATAAAAGGTTTGCACGAGGATTTGAGGGTTGTTCACCTCAGCGATATTCATATAGGTTCCATAAGAAATTCTGGTTACATGAAGCGAATAGTAAATGAGACAAATAAATTAAATCCAGATGTAGTTTTCATTACTGGAGATGTGGTTGACGGAAGCGCCAAGCTACATAAACATACATTTAGGGACATAAATCATTTAATTTCGCCCGTATTTTTTGTAACTGGTAATCATGAACTTTATGAAGGGATAGGAGAAGTCTTCAGGGTTTTGGGAGGTACTAAACTAAGAATACTTCGAAATGAATTGGTAGTATTTAACCAAATACAAGTTATTGGGGTTGAGTATTCTTTTGAACATGATCATCTAAAAAACACACTTAAACGCCTTAAAATTAATTATGACACACCATCAATTCTCCTATACCATATCCCCAAAGGATTAAAAGAAGCCAATGAAGTTGGAATTGATTTACAACTTTCTGGTCACACTCATAATGGTCAGATTATGCCATTTAATTTCTTGGTTAAGTTGATGTTTCCATATATTAATGGATTATATGAGTATAAAGGAACTAAATTGTATGTATCACCAGGAACAGGTACTTGGGGCCCTCCCATGAGGCTTGGTTCCAATTGTGAGATAACTTTAATCAAATTAAAGTCAGATAATTAA
- a CDS encoding methyltransferase domain-containing protein produces MDKDYYNQYWEERINEMEMNNNLNKSSLKRIVPIKSLLPSNKSLGKVLDVGCGDGTILYMLQKDYEIEPYGIDISINAMNKAKERGIKTKISNLNQEIPFPENYFNTILCTDVLEHLFSPENALQEIYRVSKEDALIIFSIPNFGHLKNRIQFLLGKNITEPPFQVKSHIRFWNQKSFVKLLKKNGFIMEKSTSVRGNTLLYKLWKNESLFSNYMYIKAKKDI; encoded by the coding sequence ATGGATAAAGATTATTACAACCAATACTGGGAAGAAAGAATCAATGAAATGGAAATGAACAATAATTTAAACAAAAGTAGTTTAAAGAGGATTGTTCCTATAAAGTCACTTTTACCCTCTAATAAATCCCTTGGGAAAGTATTAGATGTAGGTTGTGGTGATGGGACGATTCTTTACATGCTTCAAAAAGATTATGAAATTGAACCCTATGGGATTGATATTTCCATAAACGCCATGAATAAAGCTAAAGAAAGGGGAATAAAAACAAAAATTTCAAACTTAAATCAGGAAATTCCTTTTCCTGAAAATTACTTTAATACTATTCTTTGCACCGATGTTCTTGAACATCTTTTTTCCCCAGAAAATGCACTTCAAGAAATTTATCGCGTCTCTAAAGAGGATGCTTTGATCATCTTTTCAATACCCAATTTTGGGCATTTAAAGAATAGAATTCAATTCTTGTTAGGGAAAAACATTACTGAACCTCCTTTTCAAGTTAAATCCCACATACGATTTTGGAACCAAAAATCCTTTGTTAAACTACTGAAAAAAAATGGATTCATAATGGAAAAATCAACGAGTGTTAGAGGAAATACTCTATTATATAAATTGTGGAAAAATGAATCACTTTTTTCAAATTACATGTATATAAAAGCTAAAAAAGATATTTAA
- a CDS encoding DUF2124 family protein: MEKKSGIIGFTGAFRESIKEIENGSTIVFAGSIAVCTPFIELLAYAIRDKDFNMVYVPKSDIGEAKEIREVENIGFSVVNQYKDPKNPDVLVVLGGLAMPKFGCSPDEVLNMLEEISGDQKPKIIGVCFMGIFEKSGWNAKIPFDVVLDTSMETIVTK, from the coding sequence ATGGAAAAGAAAAGTGGTATAATTGGTTTTACTGGTGCTTTCAGAGAAAGTATAAAAGAAATTGAAAATGGATCCACAATAGTTTTCGCTGGGTCAATTGCAGTATGCACTCCTTTTATTGAACTACTTGCCTATGCAATCAGGGACAAAGATTTTAATATGGTATATGTGCCTAAATCAGATATTGGCGAGGCTAAAGAAATTAGAGAGGTGGAAAATATTGGTTTCAGTGTGGTAAACCAATATAAAGATCCAAAAAACCCAGATGTCCTGGTGGTTTTGGGAGGCCTAGCAATGCCTAAGTTCGGATGTTCTCCAGATGAAGTTTTAAACATGTTGGAAGAAATTTCTGGTGATCAAAAACCCAAAATAATTGGGGTTTGTTTTATGGGAATTTTTGAAAAGTCAGGGTGGAATGCCAAAATACCCTTTGATGTGGTGCTTGACACCAGTATGGAAACAATCGTAACTAAATAA
- a CDS encoding ferrous iron transporter B — translation MKKILLMGNPNVGKSVVFSRLTGVNVIQSNYPGTTVGYTKGRLIIDNAEMEIVDVPGTYSLSPSCKAEEVARDMFFEEDPELIINVLDATNLERNLYLTLQILEKGIPTVLVLNMWDAAKRKGVHVNLEKLQKIMGINVVAAVAVTGEGIKELVNTITEITKNPDRNISKIAKMDDDDKWAFIGQILSKVQKIEHRHPSLLERLEDASVSPVSGIIIALIVLFVTMQIVIGFGELLITYILDPIYYQYYGPFITSTVENSISSGFIHDILIGSGYEYETSFGLLTTGIYVIFAVVLPYILIFYFVLGFIEDFGYLPRLAVLLDSVMHKMGLHGYATIPIVLGFGCNVPAMLSTRILEGEREKFIAATLIAISVPCMAQTAVIIGLIGKYGVQYIIMVYGTLFILFVLLGSILNFLLKGESPEIFFEIPPYRLPHMATLVKKTWMRVKGFLLEALPFVFLGILIINILYVVGIMSAISNLVAPIMSNMLGLPNQAIDALIMGFLRKDLATAMLAPLNLSPNQLVVACTVLATSFPCIATFIVLIKEIGIKNMIKTGILMLLIALTTGTLLNLILSNIS, via the coding sequence TTGAAGAAAATATTACTGATGGGTAATCCTAATGTGGGAAAAAGTGTTGTTTTCTCCAGATTAACAGGTGTGAATGTAATTCAATCTAATTATCCTGGGACCACTGTCGGATACACTAAAGGACGCCTAATAATAGATAATGCTGAAATGGAAATTGTAGATGTTCCTGGAACTTACTCTTTATCCCCTTCATGTAAAGCAGAAGAAGTAGCCCGGGACATGTTTTTTGAAGAGGATCCTGAATTAATAATTAATGTGTTAGATGCCACCAACTTGGAAAGAAACCTTTATTTAACCTTACAAATTCTGGAAAAAGGCATACCCACGGTATTAGTGCTAAATATGTGGGATGCTGCCAAAAGAAAAGGAGTACATGTAAACCTAGAAAAACTTCAAAAAATCATGGGAATAAATGTTGTGGCAGCAGTAGCTGTTACTGGCGAAGGAATCAAAGAACTTGTAAACACTATAACTGAAATAACTAAAAATCCTGACCGTAATATTTCAAAAATTGCCAAAATGGATGATGATGATAAATGGGCTTTCATTGGCCAAATCTTATCTAAAGTACAAAAAATTGAACACCGCCATCCATCCTTACTTGAAAGATTAGAAGATGCCTCTGTAAGTCCTGTTTCTGGAATTATTATAGCACTTATAGTTTTGTTTGTAACTATGCAAATTGTTATAGGATTTGGAGAATTGTTAATTACTTACATCCTTGATCCAATTTATTACCAGTATTATGGACCTTTCATTACCAGCACTGTGGAAAACTCCATTAGCTCTGGGTTCATCCACGACATCTTAATCGGGAGTGGATATGAATACGAAACTTCCTTTGGCCTATTAACTACAGGAATTTATGTTATATTCGCCGTTGTTTTACCTTATATCCTTATTTTTTATTTTGTTTTAGGATTTATCGAAGATTTTGGTTATCTTCCCCGTCTGGCAGTTCTACTTGATAGTGTAATGCACAAAATGGGGCTCCATGGTTATGCAACAATACCTATTGTTCTTGGCTTTGGTTGTAATGTTCCCGCCATGCTTTCAACACGAATTCTTGAAGGAGAAAGGGAAAAATTCATAGCTGCCACACTTATTGCAATATCTGTCCCTTGCATGGCCCAAACAGCAGTAATTATAGGTTTAATAGGTAAATATGGTGTCCAATACATAATAATGGTTTACGGTACTTTATTTATCCTTTTTGTGCTTTTGGGATCCATCTTGAACTTCTTATTAAAAGGAGAAAGTCCAGAAATTTTCTTTGAAATCCCTCCTTATAGACTGCCCCATATGGCCACATTGGTTAAAAAAACATGGATGCGAGTGAAAGGATTTCTATTAGAGGCCTTGCCATTTGTGTTTCTAGGCATACTAATAATAAACATACTATACGTAGTAGGCATAATGAGTGCTATTTCCAACTTAGTGGCACCTATCATGTCCAATATGCTAGGCCTTCCAAATCAAGCAATTGATGCCCTGATAATGGGTTTTTTAAGGAAAGATTTGGCAACAGCAATGCTGGCCCCATTAAATCTAAGTCCAAACCAACTTGTTGTTGCCTGTACTGTTCTGGCCACCAGTTTTCCATGTATAGCCACGTTCATAGTCTTAATTAAAGAGATTGGAATTAAAAACATGATTAAAACAGGTATTTTAATGTTATTAATTGCCTTAACTACTGGAACACTGCTTAATTTAATATTAAGTAACATCAGTTAG
- a CDS encoding ferrous iron transport protein A, with amino-acid sequence MITLVELKNGKYGIIREIDGGHGIKKRLEVMNIREGKKIIKKCSAPLRGPVVIEIDGCKMAIGRGMAKKVWVEEI; translated from the coding sequence ATGATAACACTGGTAGAACTAAAAAACGGAAAATATGGAATTATACGAGAAATTGATGGAGGACATGGAATTAAAAAGCGTTTAGAAGTGATGAACATTAGAGAAGGGAAAAAAATCATTAAAAAATGCTCAGCACCCCTACGTGGTCCTGTGGTTATCGAGATAGACGGATGCAAAATGGCCATAGGCCGAGGAATGGCAAAAAAAGTATGGGTGGAAGAAATTTGA
- a CDS encoding dinitrogenase iron-molybdenum cofactor biosynthesis protein, with protein MVLICVPSLEKDGLNGTVSQHFGKTPYFVLINWEDEKIESVQVLESNTKHTGGSMTPGEFIAGSGANELLCGNLGPKAIQMLQNVGINVYVGASGTVAEAVQARAEGKLKQANMDSACSDGH; from the coding sequence ATGGTTTTAATATGTGTTCCTAGTCTTGAAAAAGATGGATTAAATGGAACAGTATCCCAACACTTTGGAAAAACTCCTTACTTTGTTTTAATCAACTGGGAAGACGAAAAAATAGAAAGTGTTCAAGTTCTGGAGAGTAATACAAAACACACTGGTGGGTCAATGACTCCTGGCGAGTTCATCGCCGGATCTGGAGCTAATGAACTATTATGCGGAAATTTAGGTCCGAAAGCTATTCAAATGCTCCAGAATGTTGGAATAAATGTTTATGTAGGGGCATCAGGTACAGTAGCCGAAGCAGTCCAAGCAAGGGCAGAAGGAAAACTGAAACAAGCTAACATGGATTCAGCTTGCTCAGATGGACATTAG
- a CDS encoding Mrp/NBP35 family ATP-binding protein, with product MQQEITIVKRMSNIKHKIAVMSGKGGVGKTTIAVNLATAFALKNYKTGLMDVDLHGPDIPHMLGVENAILEQSTNGILPLKVRDNLEVMSIEFMLPSKGSPIIWRGPKKTGAIRQFLSDVDWGKLDVLVVDNPPGTGDEPLTVLQSINQLDGVVMVTTPQAVAGEDVRKCVNMVKGLNIPIIGVIENMSGFTCPHCKQEINIFGKGEGKKLAEELDIHYLGSLPLDTTVRKDSDQGKPFLLHDSKSDISKKFMEIFSKIENRIKK from the coding sequence ATGCAACAGGAAATTACTATTGTAAAGCGGATGAGCAACATAAAGCATAAAATTGCTGTAATGAGTGGTAAAGGAGGAGTGGGAAAGACAACCATTGCTGTTAACCTAGCAACAGCTTTTGCCTTAAAAAATTATAAAACTGGTTTAATGGATGTTGATCTGCATGGTCCAGATATTCCTCACATGTTAGGGGTGGAAAACGCAATTTTAGAGCAATCAACCAATGGAATATTACCTCTTAAAGTAAGGGACAATCTCGAAGTCATGTCAATAGAGTTTATGTTACCTTCCAAGGGATCGCCAATTATCTGGAGAGGACCAAAGAAAACCGGTGCCATAAGGCAGTTTTTGTCTGATGTTGACTGGGGAAAACTGGATGTTCTCGTAGTGGATAATCCCCCAGGAACAGGAGATGAACCCTTAACAGTATTACAATCCATCAATCAATTAGATGGGGTGGTTATGGTAACGACCCCTCAAGCAGTGGCTGGGGAAGATGTTCGAAAATGTGTAAACATGGTTAAGGGGTTGAACATTCCAATTATTGGGGTCATTGAGAATATGTCTGGTTTCACCTGCCCTCATTGTAAACAGGAAATCAATATTTTTGGTAAAGGTGAAGGGAAAAAACTGGCAGAAGAACTGGATATACACTACTTAGGGAGTTTACCCTTGGATACAACCGTTAGAAAAGATTCAGATCAGGGAAAACCATTCCTGCTTCACGACTCAAAATCTGATATATCCAAAAAATTCATGGAAATATTCTCTAAAATAGAAAATAGAATCAAAAAATAG
- a CDS encoding P-loop NTPase — protein sequence MKIAITGGKGGTGKSTISTALAIELATGQNKVLLVDADVECPDDHIILSTNRKKVQDIHTILPILNQDKCLKCGDCSEVCKENAIVFIKGRHPFIVTGQCNGCGACLLACPAKALEKGEQEIGAIYQGKCKKSNKISENLLLIWGEIKIGCEATALVVNATRKYAANIASDYDFVLIDTAAGTHCNVISAMIGVDMALAVTEPTPLGKHDLELILQLLQIMEVKTQIIINKSDIGDLNLIEDVSKYRNVPILQKIPYEREILKKHSRGQPITHNNIKKLSNAIMTKNVGGTHG from the coding sequence ATGAAAATTGCAATAACTGGTGGAAAAGGTGGAACTGGAAAATCAACTATATCGACTGCTCTAGCTATTGAATTAGCAACTGGTCAAAACAAAGTATTATTAGTTGATGCAGATGTAGAATGTCCTGATGATCACATTATACTGTCAACTAACCGTAAAAAAGTTCAGGACATCCACACGATTCTTCCAATTCTTAACCAAGACAAATGCTTAAAATGTGGAGATTGTTCTGAAGTTTGCAAAGAAAATGCAATTGTGTTTATCAAAGGTAGACACCCCTTCATAGTAACTGGCCAATGTAATGGTTGTGGGGCTTGTCTTTTAGCTTGTCCAGCCAAAGCCTTAGAAAAAGGTGAACAAGAAATTGGAGCCATATATCAAGGAAAATGTAAAAAATCAAATAAAATTTCTGAGAATCTGCTACTGATTTGGGGAGAAATTAAAATTGGTTGTGAAGCTACAGCCCTTGTAGTCAATGCTACCAGAAAATATGCTGCAAACATAGCTTCTGATTATGACTTTGTTTTAATTGACACTGCTGCAGGAACACATTGTAATGTAATTTCGGCAATGATTGGTGTAGACATGGCTCTGGCAGTTACAGAACCTACTCCCCTTGGAAAACATGATTTAGAACTTATTCTTCAACTTTTACAAATCATGGAAGTAAAAACTCAAATAATAATTAACAAATCGGATATAGGTGATTTGAACCTTATTGAAGATGTTTCCAAGTATAGAAACGTTCCCATACTCCAAAAAATTCCATATGAAAGAGAAATATTAAAAAAACATTCTCGAGGCCAGCCAATAACTCACAATAACATTAAAAAACTTTCTAATGCTATAATGACTAAAAATGTAGGTGGAACACACGGATGA
- a CDS encoding P-loop NTPase, whose amino-acid sequence MKTITILSGKGGAGKSTLTASLSVMLANRNKIVAVDCDADAPNLALVLGLEEEQFDNWESITTGEKVEMNQEKLETLKLHSNYQDLKKCVDVCNFSAITWNQEENIPILNELLCVGCGACQLECPEIFSLKKVENARVGVGKTQYGFPIVSGKLEIGESGSGKVVNAIRTTAANIAEGIQADYMIMDSAAGIGCPVIASLTGSDYVILVTEPTSVAFWDLKRAIELVDHFNIPCGAVINRWGINKDFTYQLQDYFQDKQIPLLGRIPYDLRFIEALINLKPAVIYEPKFKPIFREIMNNCLSDMNSIPL is encoded by the coding sequence ATGAAAACGATTACCATACTTTCAGGAAAAGGGGGGGCTGGAAAGAGTACTTTAACTGCATCTTTATCCGTCATGCTAGCAAATAGGAACAAAATCGTGGCAGTTGACTGTGATGCTGATGCACCAAATTTGGCTCTTGTTTTAGGTCTTGAAGAGGAACAATTCGACAACTGGGAATCCATTACAACTGGTGAAAAAGTTGAAATGAACCAAGAAAAATTAGAAACACTCAAACTTCACAGCAACTATCAAGATCTTAAAAAATGTGTTGATGTCTGTAATTTTTCAGCAATAACTTGGAATCAGGAGGAAAATATACCTATTTTAAACGAATTATTGTGTGTGGGATGTGGGGCTTGCCAATTAGAATGTCCAGAAATTTTTAGTCTAAAAAAAGTTGAAAATGCTAGAGTAGGTGTTGGGAAAACCCAATATGGATTTCCGATAGTCTCGGGAAAGCTTGAAATAGGGGAGTCAGGATCAGGTAAGGTTGTAAACGCAATAAGAACCACAGCTGCTAATATTGCTGAAGGCATCCAAGCAGATTACATGATCATGGATTCTGCTGCAGGGATCGGGTGTCCGGTTATAGCTTCTTTAACTGGTAGTGATTATGTTATTTTAGTTACCGAGCCTACATCAGTTGCTTTTTGGGATCTTAAAAGGGCCATAGAGTTGGTAGATCATTTCAACATTCCCTGCGGAGCAGTTATCAACCGTTGGGGAATCAACAAAGACTTCACCTACCAATTACAAGATTACTTCCAAGATAAACAAATCCCTTTATTAGGTAGAATACCCTATGATCTCCGATTTATAGAAGCTTTAATTAATTTAAAACCCGCAGTCATTTATGAACCTAAGTTTAAGCCAATATTTAGGGAGATAATGAATAACTGTTTGTCGGATATGAATAGCATTCCCCTATAA
- a CDS encoding cation diffusion facilitator family transporter has product MNQFQRLKKGERAAKYSTLTNLFLSITKGVFGLLSGSVALIADSINSFSDIFASFAVYIGLKLSQRKPNQKFPYGYYKAETLSSLIIAGVIIFSGLEIVSESFQGIINPQPLKIPFFAILVAAISVAVSYLMSIYKQKVGEEIESPALLSDAKHSLIDVFSSLLVFVGVLASYIGYLSLQGVAGFFVSLLVIWMGLKIGKNAVLVLLDATLDPKTVEQIKDMALTVDGVVDVHEVKVRSSGPYIFAELHLETKKEISVEKAHEISDIVEEKVKNGVKKLETLMVHIEPAEKDKLRLALGIENNNGLKSVPSKHFGKANYFAIWDVRQKDGKIECYHIVDNPAKKMEKKRGIKTAEFLAKEDVDVILGWDIGEGPLYVLSNSFIRSAIPHGETLDEIMEKSVKGI; this is encoded by the coding sequence TTGAATCAATTTCAGAGGTTAAAAAAAGGGGAAAGAGCAGCTAAATATTCTACTCTAACAAATCTATTTTTAAGCATAACAAAAGGAGTTTTTGGGCTATTATCTGGAAGTGTAGCTTTGATAGCTGATTCAATAAACTCTTTTTCCGATATCTTTGCTTCATTCGCAGTTTATATAGGCCTTAAACTATCCCAGCGAAAACCTAACCAGAAATTTCCTTATGGTTATTACAAAGCAGAAACCTTATCATCTCTCATTATTGCGGGAGTAATAATTTTCAGTGGGTTGGAAATTGTTTCAGAATCTTTTCAGGGAATTATTAATCCCCAACCATTAAAAATACCCTTTTTTGCCATTTTAGTCGCTGCTATTTCAGTCGCTGTTTCCTACCTCATGTCCATATATAAGCAGAAAGTGGGGGAAGAAATAGAATCCCCTGCTCTTTTGAGTGATGCTAAACACAGCCTTATCGATGTTTTTTCATCTTTATTAGTGTTTGTAGGGGTTTTAGCATCATATATCGGCTATTTAAGTCTTCAAGGGGTTGCAGGATTTTTTGTGTCATTATTGGTAATATGGATGGGTTTAAAGATTGGTAAAAATGCAGTATTGGTTCTTCTTGACGCCACCTTAGATCCTAAAACTGTAGAGCAAATCAAAGATATGGCTCTAACTGTAGATGGTGTAGTGGATGTCCATGAAGTTAAGGTGAGGAGTTCAGGGCCTTACATTTTTGCAGAACTTCATTTGGAAACGAAAAAGGAAATTTCTGTTGAAAAAGCACATGAAATTTCTGATATTGTTGAAGAAAAAGTCAAAAATGGTGTAAAGAAACTTGAAACATTAATGGTGCACATAGAACCCGCAGAAAAGGATAAACTTCGATTAGCACTTGGTATTGAAAACAATAATGGTTTAAAATCAGTTCCATCAAAACATTTTGGGAAGGCAAATTACTTTGCTATCTGGGATGTACGCCAGAAAGATGGAAAGATAGAATGTTACCATATTGTGGACAATCCAGCCAAAAAAATGGAAAAAAAGAGAGGAATAAAAACTGCTGAATTCCTGGCCAAGGAAGATGTGGATGTTATTTTAGGATGGGATATAGGTGAAGGTCCACTGTACGTTCTTTCTAATTCTTTCATACGTTCTGCTATTCCTCACGGAGAAACTTTAGATGAAATTATGGAAAAATCAGTGAAGGGGATTTAA
- a CDS encoding MBL fold metallo-hydrolase, which produces MNDQDSVKITILYDNNCLDGFKASWGFSCLIETNENTIIFDTGWDGNILLHNLESSQVNIEKIDLIVLSHSHWDHIGGLTHILPLITNPKVVLLKSFSENMKKEIRARAEILEIENCEQIMKGIWTTGELGDKIKEQALVVEIGKEKGNILLTGCAHPDLKSIIQMAQTTNDGDLKAIIGGFHDSEELKMLEGIDRVIPCHCTQKMSEIKTIYPDSYRECAAGQVFNFP; this is translated from the coding sequence ATGAATGACCAGGATTCAGTGAAGATCACTATATTATATGATAACAATTGTCTGGATGGTTTTAAAGCAAGCTGGGGATTTTCTTGTCTTATAGAAACTAATGAAAATACAATCATTTTTGATACTGGTTGGGATGGCAATATCTTGCTTCACAACCTTGAATCGTCCCAAGTAAATATTGAAAAAATCGATTTGATTGTTCTATCCCACTCACACTGGGACCACATCGGTGGGCTGACTCACATATTACCTTTAATTACCAATCCTAAAGTAGTTCTTTTAAAATCATTTTCTGAAAACATGAAAAAAGAAATAAGGGCCAGGGCTGAAATTCTAGAGATTGAAAACTGCGAACAAATAATGAAAGGTATTTGGACAACTGGAGAACTGGGAGACAAAATTAAAGAGCAAGCATTGGTTGTGGAAATAGGGAAAGAAAAAGGAAACATATTATTAACTGGATGTGCACATCCCGATTTAAAGTCCATTATCCAAATGGCACAAACAACCAATGACGGAGATTTAAAAGCCATAATTGGGGGGTTCCATGACTCTGAGGAATTAAAAATGCTGGAAGGAATTGACAGGGTGATACCTTGCCATTGCACTCAAAAAATGAGTGAAATTAAGACTATCTATCCAGATTCTTACAGGGAATGTGCTGCTGGCCAAGTTTTCAACTTTCCATGA